A DNA window from Mycoplasmopsis pullorum contains the following coding sequences:
- a CDS encoding NAD(P)-dependent oxidoreductase, giving the protein MRIAFFDAKEYDKKYFDAVNNGRHEIVYFKENLGIDTVKLAQGFDAVCGFVNTYGDKFILELLAKSGVKFWLQRSMGYNKVDLAKAAEVGIEVFRIPNYSAESVAEFAMSAMMSLNRKLIVASHRVKNYNFSLNGLDGLCVHGSTIGVIGGGKIGQAFIRIAKGMGAKVLVFDTFNETNFPYLADQLGFEYAPLTKLLKESDFISLHAPLLPSTRYVIDEDAIAIMKKGAVLVNTARGELMDIKAVIKGLKEGIISGLASDVLEREEGRFYEDISDKAEEYKKIDPEWRELLEMDNVLITSHQAFLTNVALTQIAKITLDNADMAEKGDFSKALKLLENGRVQNG; this is encoded by the coding sequence ATGAGAATAGCATTTTTTGATGCAAAAGAATATGATAAAAAATATTTTGACGCCGTAAATAACGGAAGACATGAAATTGTTTATTTCAAAGAAAATTTAGGTATTGATACTGTAAAATTAGCTCAAGGATTTGACGCAGTTTGTGGTTTTGTTAATACCTATGGTGATAAATTTATTTTAGAATTATTAGCTAAATCAGGTGTTAAATTTTGATTGCAAAGATCGATGGGATACAACAAAGTTGACTTAGCTAAAGCTGCTGAAGTAGGAATCGAAGTTTTTAGAATTCCTAACTATTCAGCTGAATCAGTTGCAGAATTCGCAATGTCAGCTATGATGTCATTAAATCGTAAATTAATCGTTGCTTCACACCGTGTAAAAAACTATAATTTCTCACTTAATGGATTAGACGGACTTTGTGTTCATGGTTCAACCATTGGTGTTATTGGTGGTGGAAAAATCGGTCAAGCTTTCATCAGAATCGCCAAAGGGATGGGAGCAAAAGTTTTAGTATTTGATACATTCAACGAAACAAACTTCCCTTACTTAGCTGACCAATTAGGTTTTGAATATGCACCACTTACAAAATTATTAAAAGAAAGTGATTTTATTTCACTTCATGCACCTTTATTACCATCAACTCGTTACGTTATCGATGAAGACGCGATTGCAATTATGAAAAAAGGAGCAGTTTTAGTTAATACTGCTCGTGGTGAATTAATGGACATTAAAGCTGTTATTAAAGGTCTTAAAGAAGGAATTATTTCAGGATTAGCTTCTGACGTGCTTGAACGTGAAGAGGGACGTTTCTACGAAGATATCTCAGATAAAGCTGAAGAATACAAAAAAATCGATCCTGAATGAAGAGAATTACTTGAAATGGATAATGTTTTAATTACTTCTCACCAAGCTTTCTTAACAAACGTTGCTTTAACACAAATTGCTAAAATTACTTTAGATAATGCTGATATGGCTGAAAAAGGCGACTTCTCAAAAGCACTTAAATTATTAGAAAACGGACGTGTACAGAACGGATAG
- the adhP gene encoding alcohol dehydrogenase AdhP yields the protein MKAFVVRSPKNWSVEEVAIPEPKEKEVLIRMETSGICHTDLHAANFDWLVEPKYPLIPGHEGIGIVEKLGPGCTHLKVGDRVCLAWLHDACGHCEYCLTGKETLCANQNMSAYTKDGSFAEYAIGHEDYVGIVPKELDVITGAPVVCAGVTTYKAIKQAKLKPGEYVAVIGVGGLGQLAIQYAKSMGYRPIGIDLTNEKVELAKKSGAEFAFNSKEVNAVEEVIKATKGGVHAVVNTSVSTKAAYDGMNMLRRGGRQVLVGLPAKDSLGRDEFPVSVFWTVLFERELAGSIVGTRKDLAEALDYAARGEVKSEVTKVVKLEEVADIFEKLEKGEFLGRAVIDFRK from the coding sequence ATGAAAGCATTCGTTGTTCGCTCACCAAAAAACTGAAGCGTAGAAGAAGTTGCAATTCCAGAACCAAAGGAAAAAGAAGTTCTTATTAGAATGGAAACAAGCGGAATTTGCCACACCGACTTACATGCAGCTAATTTTGACTGATTAGTTGAACCTAAATATCCATTAATTCCTGGACACGAAGGAATCGGTATTGTTGAAAAATTAGGACCTGGATGTACACACCTTAAAGTTGGAGACAGAGTTTGTTTGGCTTGATTACACGACGCTTGTGGACACTGTGAATACTGTTTAACAGGTAAGGAAACTCTTTGTGCAAACCAAAATATGTCTGCATATACAAAAGATGGATCATTCGCTGAATACGCAATTGGACACGAAGACTATGTTGGAATCGTACCTAAAGAATTAGACGTTATTACTGGTGCACCTGTTGTATGTGCTGGGGTTACAACTTATAAAGCAATTAAACAAGCAAAATTAAAACCAGGTGAATATGTTGCTGTTATTGGTGTTGGTGGACTTGGTCAATTAGCAATTCAATACGCAAAATCAATGGGATATAGACCAATTGGTATTGACTTAACAAACGAAAAAGTTGAATTAGCTAAAAAATCAGGTGCTGAATTTGCTTTTAACTCAAAAGAAGTTAATGCAGTTGAAGAAGTTATTAAAGCAACAAAAGGTGGAGTACACGCAGTTGTAAATACATCAGTTTCTACAAAAGCAGCTTACGATGGTATGAACATGTTAAGACGTGGTGGACGTCAAGTACTTGTTGGATTACCAGCTAAAGACTCATTAGGAAGAGATGAATTCCCAGTTTCAGTATTCTGAACAGTATTATTTGAACGTGAACTAGCAGGATCAATTGTTGGTACAAGAAAAGATTTAGCTGAAGCTCTTGACTATGCAGCTCGTGGAGAAGTTAAATCTGAAGTAACAAAAGTGGTGAAACTAGAAGAAGTTGCTGACATTTTTGAAAAACTTGAAAAAGGTGAATTTTTAGGAAGAGCTGTTATCGACTTTCGTAAATAA
- a CDS encoding ABC transporter ATP-binding protein, which produces MRSKRDKKVDVIYNQIKSVSWWDQTKGYRTVSFLSAFFVILEVVIQLFMPKVNAYLLQDSFDTSNGKVILAQLFKWGSILFSLAIGSIIFGVLSGIASSKGAAGIARNLRMNMFANIQKFSFSNLDKYTTGSLMIRLTNDITNVQNAYMQIIRTLVRAPIMLVGAIVMAFTINTKMATIFLGAVLALTIMLSLIIGFAFPLFGKMLKSYDRLNNKIKENIYAIKTIKAFVTEEKELEEVQNLTARLKKISIKSERLVALNSPVLFLTIYGLTFLILFVGTKSVVSRNMEWSELIALISYMWQVVMSLMLASMVFVMVTIAHQSSIRIKEVLNEKPSITSPQNGKKEILDGSIEFNNVSFKYNSDTNIKNLKNINLKINSGETIGIIGKTGSGKSTLVQLLPRLYDISEGELKIAGTPIQEYDLMNLRDAISIVLQKNTLFKGTLRENMKWGNLSASDEEIKTALKNSAAYDFVFSKDEGLNQIVEEKGNNFSGGQKQRLCIARALIKKPKILILDDSTSAVDNRTQKLIQNAFEKNLKDTTKLIIAQRINSIEHADKIIVMNNGEIEAFGTHNELLKNNKFYHGLYVSQTQEGDNE; this is translated from the coding sequence ATGAGATCAAAACGAGATAAAAAAGTTGATGTGATTTACAATCAAATTAAAAGTGTCAGTTGATGAGATCAAACAAAAGGATATCGAACTGTATCATTTTTATCAGCTTTTTTTGTTATTTTAGAAGTTGTAATTCAACTTTTTATGCCAAAAGTTAATGCTTATTTACTTCAAGATTCTTTTGATACAAGCAATGGTAAAGTCATTTTAGCTCAACTCTTTAAATGAGGATCGATTTTATTTTCTTTAGCAATTGGATCAATTATTTTTGGTGTCTTAAGTGGAATCGCCTCATCAAAAGGTGCAGCTGGAATTGCACGTAATTTAAGAATGAATATGTTTGCCAACATTCAAAAATTTTCATTCTCAAACTTAGATAAATATACAACTGGTAGTTTAATGATTAGACTAACCAATGATATTACTAACGTACAAAATGCTTACATGCAAATTATTCGTACCTTAGTAAGAGCACCAATTATGTTAGTCGGTGCGATTGTAATGGCATTTACAATTAATACTAAAATGGCTACCATTTTCTTAGGAGCTGTTTTAGCACTAACAATTATGTTATCCTTAATTATTGGTTTTGCATTTCCGCTTTTTGGTAAAATGCTTAAATCATATGATAGATTAAACAATAAAATCAAAGAAAATATCTATGCAATAAAAACAATTAAAGCCTTTGTTACAGAAGAAAAAGAATTAGAAGAGGTTCAAAACTTAACTGCAAGGCTAAAAAAAATCTCAATAAAAAGTGAGCGTTTAGTTGCACTTAATAGTCCAGTATTATTCTTAACTATTTATGGACTAACATTTTTAATTTTATTTGTTGGTACTAAATCAGTTGTAAGTCGCAACATGGAATGAAGTGAATTAATTGCTTTAATTTCATACATGTGACAAGTGGTAATGTCACTGATGTTAGCTTCTATGGTATTTGTGATGGTAACAATTGCTCATCAAAGTTCAATCCGGATTAAAGAAGTATTGAATGAAAAACCATCAATTACTTCACCACAAAATGGTAAAAAAGAAATTTTAGACGGTTCAATTGAATTTAACAATGTATCGTTTAAATATAATTCAGATACGAATATAAAAAACTTAAAAAACATTAATTTAAAAATCAATTCTGGTGAAACAATTGGAATTATTGGAAAAACAGGATCAGGAAAAAGTACTTTAGTACAATTATTACCTCGTTTATACGACATTAGCGAAGGTGAATTAAAAATCGCAGGTACTCCAATTCAGGAATATGACTTAATGAATTTAAGAGATGCAATTTCAATTGTTTTACAAAAAAATACCTTATTTAAAGGTACTTTAAGAGAAAACATGAAATGAGGTAATTTAAGTGCTAGCGATGAAGAAATTAAGACTGCACTTAAAAACTCAGCTGCTTATGATTTTGTCTTTTCAAAAGACGAGGGACTAAATCAAATTGTTGAAGAAAAAGGAAATAACTTCTCAGGTGGACAAAAACAACGTTTATGTATCGCTCGTGCTTTGATTAAAAAACCAAAAATCTTAATTTTAGACGATTCAACATCTGCAGTGGATAATAGAACTCAAAAATTAATTCAAAATGCGTTTGAGAAAAATTTAAAAGATACAACTAAATTAATTATCGCTCAAAGAATCAATTCAATTGAGCATGCGGATAAAATTATTGTTATGAATAATGGTGAAATTGAAGCTTTTGGTACTCATAATGAACTATTAAAAAACAATAAATTCTATCATGGATTGTATGTTTCACAAACACAGGAGGGCGATAATGAGTAA
- the rplI gene encoding 50S ribosomal protein L9, which yields MKVILIKDCKDGKANTIIEVAPGYAKNFLINKGFALPYNESTAKTLERKLNELSAEEHERRSKALELKSKLEEVKLEYTLEANTDANYNLNVHGSVSTKHVEKDLAKLGFKLGKHAIEKVHLVSEGTHEIKVVIYKDITAKLFIKIKIKEIK from the coding sequence ATGAAAGTAATATTGATTAAAGACTGTAAAGATGGAAAAGCAAACACAATTATTGAAGTAGCCCCAGGGTACGCTAAAAACTTTTTAATTAATAAAGGGTTTGCATTACCATACAATGAATCAACTGCAAAAACATTAGAACGTAAATTAAATGAATTAAGTGCTGAAGAACACGAAAGAAGATCAAAAGCACTTGAATTAAAATCTAAATTAGAGGAAGTTAAATTAGAATATACACTTGAAGCTAATACTGATGCCAATTACAACTTAAACGTACATGGTTCAGTTTCGACAAAACACGTTGAAAAAGATTTAGCTAAATTAGGTTTCAAATTAGGAAAGCATGCAATTGAAAAAGTGCACTTAGTTTCTGAAGGTACTCACGAAATTAAAGTAGTTATTTATAAAGATATTACAGCGAAATTATTTATTAAAATCAAAATTAAAGAAATTAAATAA
- a CDS encoding ABC transporter ATP-binding protein gives MSKKRKRPPIKSGSFKKLLKFIWKYNKVSYFLVFLTIFISSGIFIYAQSFLGNVVFEKYLVPYFITGNFDNTGFTNSMLILGAMFLISIACSLISSQIAVVVTHRTIKKLRDQLYGYIQKLPLGYFDTQLKGNITSIFTNDIDALRDMLSQSIPQIFNAIFSILFSLVMMIYYSWFLTILVLLMVVILMFLAQILGKKSIKYFSARQSSLGTVNGYLTEMIEGIKIVKVFNYEKKSVENLKVKNDKLYENDYKSKFWVNIIMPVLMNMGNVNFALMAVIGGTLFYYQNQWGTTWMNISIGTLITFLQYSRSFIAPIGQVSQQLNSISLAIAGFSRVVDVLERTPEESNGNVKLLTKEQLIQNDSSFTNSNTNFYDFYWKVSDKVTQQINYIPALGAVKFENVSFSYSPEKKIIDNFNLDVKPGQKVALVGSTGAGKTTIANLLSRFYETTEGHIYLDGIDIKDINKDDLRKSMGLVLQDTSLFSKSVNENISYGLDHCEDNVIVSAATVANANDFITMLHDGYNTILENSAEGLSQGQKQLLSIARTSALNPVMLILDEATSTIDTQTEKLIQQALDNLMHQRTSFVIAHRLSTIKNSDLIVVLEHGKILEKGTHKELLALKQNYYKLYTGVAELD, from the coding sequence ATGAGTAAAAAAAGAAAACGTCCACCAATTAAATCTGGATCATTTAAAAAATTATTAAAATTCATTTGAAAATATAACAAAGTATCTTATTTCTTAGTATTTTTAACAATTTTCATATCATCTGGAATATTTATTTACGCACAATCATTTTTAGGAAATGTTGTTTTTGAAAAATATTTAGTTCCTTACTTTATTACAGGTAATTTCGACAATACAGGATTTACAAATTCGATGTTAATTCTTGGTGCAATGTTTTTAATATCAATTGCCTGTTCATTGATTTCGAGCCAAATTGCAGTGGTAGTTACACACAGAACTATCAAAAAATTGCGTGACCAACTTTATGGATACATTCAAAAATTACCATTAGGTTACTTTGATACGCAACTTAAAGGTAATATCACAAGTATTTTTACTAATGATATCGATGCATTAAGGGACATGCTTTCACAAAGTATTCCACAAATCTTTAATGCTATATTCTCAATTTTATTTTCATTAGTAATGATGATTTACTATAGTTGATTCTTAACAATTTTAGTTTTATTAATGGTTGTAATATTAATGTTCTTAGCACAAATCTTAGGTAAAAAATCAATTAAATACTTTAGTGCACGTCAATCGTCGCTGGGGACAGTTAATGGTTATTTAACTGAAATGATTGAGGGGATTAAGATTGTTAAAGTCTTTAACTATGAAAAAAAATCAGTCGAAAATCTTAAAGTTAAAAATGACAAACTTTATGAAAATGATTATAAATCCAAATTTTGAGTAAATATAATAATGCCCGTGCTCATGAACATGGGGAATGTAAATTTTGCACTCATGGCTGTTATTGGTGGTACTTTATTCTACTATCAAAACCAATGAGGGACAACTTGAATGAACATTAGCATTGGTACATTAATTACTTTCTTACAATACTCAAGAAGTTTTATTGCACCTATTGGACAAGTTTCACAACAATTAAACTCAATTAGTTTAGCAATTGCTGGATTTTCTCGTGTGGTTGATGTTCTTGAAAGAACGCCAGAAGAATCAAATGGAAATGTCAAATTATTAACTAAAGAACAATTAATTCAAAATGATTCATCATTTACAAATTCAAATACTAACTTTTATGACTTCTACTGGAAAGTGAGCGACAAGGTTACACAACAAATTAACTACATACCAGCACTAGGGGCAGTTAAATTTGAAAATGTATCATTTAGTTACTCACCAGAAAAGAAAATTATCGATAACTTTAACTTAGATGTTAAACCAGGACAAAAAGTGGCTTTAGTTGGTTCGACTGGGGCAGGTAAGACTACAATCGCTAACCTATTAAGTCGATTTTACGAGACCACAGAGGGACACATTTATTTAGATGGTATCGATATTAAAGACATCAACAAAGATGACTTGAGAAAATCGATGGGATTAGTACTTCAAGATACTTCACTTTTTAGTAAGAGTGTTAACGAAAATATTTCGTATGGTCTTGATCATTGTGAAGATAATGTTATTGTCAGTGCAGCAACAGTGGCAAATGCAAATGACTTTATCACTATGTTGCACGATGGCTATAATACAATTCTAGAAAACTCAGCCGAGGGACTTTCACAGGGACAAAAACAATTGTTATCAATTGCCCGCACCAGTGCTTTAAATCCAGTGATGTTGATTTTAGATGAAGCAACAAGTACAATTGATACTCAAACAGAAAAATTAATTCAGCAAGCATTAGATAATTTAATGCACCAAAGAACTAGTTTCGTGATTGCACACCGTTTAAGCACAATCAAAAACTCAGACTTAATTGTGGTTCTCGAGCATGGTAAAATTCTCGAAAAAGGAACGCACAAAGAGCTTTTAGCACTTAAACAAAATTACTACAAACTTTACACTGGTGTGGCTGAATTAGATTAA
- a CDS encoding DNA-processing protein DprA, producing MSTELKIKNNLNSNILKINSNEFEQYYLLANKNLTFKELYFSGDLNLLKHKNKVITIVAANWNEHSQQVLEQILNWYPNCIFLMSDFAKFEKFANEKILEKHKLITVLANGFKNKANEQKNSLLMSSFKPNTHCYKINFLIRNCLIAQLSDILFVINVDKKLKIYNLISQFIDNNKEVCFLDQESANKCSEVENIQFDAIDWSKNYIWS from the coding sequence ATGAGTACAGAATTAAAAATCAAAAATAACTTAAATTCAAATATTTTAAAAATTAACTCAAATGAGTTCGAACAATATTATTTGTTGGCAAACAAAAATTTGACATTCAAAGAATTATATTTTAGTGGTGATTTAAACTTGTTGAAGCACAAAAATAAAGTCATTACAATTGTTGCAGCAAATTGAAATGAACATTCGCAACAAGTACTTGAGCAAATTTTAAATTGGTATCCAAATTGCATCTTTTTAATGTCTGACTTTGCTAAATTTGAAAAATTTGCAAATGAAAAAATATTAGAAAAACATAAATTGATTACCGTTTTAGCAAATGGTTTTAAAAATAAAGCAAACGAACAAAAAAATTCATTATTGATGAGTTCATTTAAACCAAATACACATTGCTATAAAATCAATTTTTTAATTCGAAACTGCTTAATCGCACAACTTTCGGACATTTTATTTGTTATCAATGTGGACAAAAAACTAAAAATTTACAATTTAATTTCACAATTCATCGACAACAACAAAGAAGTTTGTTTTTTAGATCAAGAAAGTGCGAATAAATGT
- a CDS encoding aquaporin has product METQKKSLSNRFKDSFYLFKFGAKNRPFAQEPKNVKTWLIHALSEFIGTIFISLGLAGLSTYINGEAVIEEYLGHLIIVGFFAGFVIVGLCLFIFLRWSCDLNPAVTLTRWLNGTNTTRYALMKFVMQFLGALVAAAIIYAAGTSAAKHGLHNEPIQALKAASKDLLGEQNNASLIDGSLWIFFIELVMTAILLFPIFSPNIRDEYRDLLIMFIISLDVWMGILGGTAAINPARGLAQQLPSLIFQQKELATNNLTLSVQYGTIAMVLGSWLSPFLYLGVAGFTREFVNPWVVGIIKFKNTRSENMTTPNQK; this is encoded by the coding sequence ATGGAAACTCAGAAAAAAAGTTTATCAAACAGGTTTAAAGATTCTTTTTATTTGTTTAAATTTGGAGCGAAAAATAGACCATTCGCTCAAGAACCTAAAAATGTAAAAACTTGATTAATTCATGCTCTTAGTGAATTTATCGGAACTATTTTTATTTCACTTGGATTAGCAGGTTTAAGTACTTATATTAATGGTGAAGCTGTTATTGAAGAGTACTTAGGTCACTTAATTATTGTTGGATTTTTTGCTGGATTTGTAATTGTTGGATTATGTTTATTTATTTTCTTAAGATGAAGCTGTGATTTAAACCCTGCTGTTACTCTAACAAGATGATTAAACGGAACTAATACAACACGTTACGCTTTAATGAAATTTGTAATGCAATTTTTAGGAGCTTTAGTAGCTGCAGCTATTATTTATGCTGCTGGTACATCAGCAGCAAAACACGGTTTACACAATGAACCAATCCAAGCTTTAAAAGCTGCAAGCAAGGATTTATTAGGTGAACAAAACAATGCTTCATTAATTGATGGTTCATTATGAATCTTCTTTATTGAGTTAGTTATGACTGCAATTCTTTTATTCCCTATCTTCTCACCAAATATTCGTGATGAATATCGTGATTTATTAATTATGTTCATTATTTCATTGGACGTATGAATGGGAATTTTAGGTGGTACTGCTGCAATTAACCCTGCACGTGGACTTGCACAACAATTACCATCATTGATTTTCCAACAAAAAGAATTAGCAACAAACAATTTAACTTTATCAGTGCAATACGGGACAATTGCAATGGTATTAGGAAGTTGATTATCACCATTCTTATACTTAGGTGTTGCCGGATTTACTAGAGAATTCGTTAACCCTTGAGTTGTTGGGATTATTAAATTCAAAAACACTAGATCTGAAAACATGACAACGCCAAATCAAAAGTAA
- a CDS encoding DHH family phosphoesterase, protein MTNKQKMIIWILSSLVALSLAIFFTVFTFYSQNLIVFRILAFLTILAFLSIFIVVVYFAINNFAKSRDLVKKSFNNYIEDIITNNNFGIIIFDSSEKILWMSNFIRARFSKKVIGSSIKEFFDEFAPNVKNALYKSSFNFEFNNLEYEVQVWPLKNTISIRDVTYESNIIKESKQQKIVIGEIEIDNFQLYQSILSEEQLFNINKCIINSIEKYVKDPEYNLFYRQYTNGKYVIICNELTLEKLLEDQFRSFLSFNDSDIFMRDNNRLSISAGFARGWPSLNLKIEQAKKALLQAQNRGGDQVAIFSNDSVPIYFGSSSEIMADNNRTEIKLIAHLFEKKLQSSDIQNVIIYGHSLSDLDAVGSAYAIYKIAKNYGKRANICNYTFDSTADKFLRSQNLLKSDIFIKSHLANKITNEHTLVVFVDNSNPNRTDNKDAILNAKAENIFIFDHHRVGESVDFCPRSNRYIDPNASSACEIVTELITFMNTNNKISANTAQFLLNGIYLDTAQFTKSVTPRAFSASSWLESKGARGSLSSELLKIDEKTAKIVQDLLKNVQEIKKGYYLAYSNIEVENDIISIAANEILKISGRHASFVVAKLSSTNKYKLSARGMNTNVQVICEAVGGGGHFSTAAAVTNEPLDVFVDNIKQAIVGSLRDESNID, encoded by the coding sequence ATGACAAATAAGCAGAAAATGATAATTTGGATTTTGTCATCTTTAGTAGCTTTGTCATTGGCTATCTTTTTTACGGTTTTTACTTTTTATAGTCAAAATTTAATCGTTTTTCGAATTCTGGCTTTCTTGACAATTTTGGCCTTTCTTTCAATTTTTATCGTAGTAGTTTATTTTGCAATTAATAATTTTGCAAAATCACGTGACTTGGTTAAAAAATCATTTAACAACTATATTGAAGACATTATTACAAATAATAATTTCGGAATAATTATTTTCGATTCAAGTGAAAAAATTTTATGAATGAGTAATTTTATCCGTGCTCGGTTTAGTAAAAAGGTGATTGGCTCATCAATTAAAGAATTTTTTGATGAATTTGCTCCAAATGTTAAAAATGCACTGTATAAAAGTTCGTTTAACTTTGAATTTAACAATCTTGAATATGAAGTTCAAGTTTGACCACTGAAAAATACAATTAGCATTCGTGATGTAACTTATGAAAGTAACATTATAAAGGAATCAAAACAACAAAAAATTGTAATTGGTGAAATTGAAATTGATAACTTTCAACTTTATCAATCTATTTTAAGTGAAGAACAATTATTCAATATTAACAAATGTATTATTAACTCAATTGAAAAATACGTTAAAGATCCTGAATATAATTTATTCTATCGTCAATATACGAACGGAAAATACGTGATTATTTGCAATGAATTGACTTTGGAAAAATTACTAGAGGACCAATTTAGAAGCTTTTTAAGTTTTAACGATTCGGACATTTTCATGCGTGATAATAATCGCTTAAGTATCTCAGCCGGATTCGCTAGGGGATGGCCGAGTTTGAATTTAAAAATCGAACAAGCTAAAAAAGCATTATTACAAGCTCAGAACCGGGGTGGGGACCAAGTAGCAATCTTTTCAAATGATTCAGTTCCTATTTACTTTGGTTCTTCAAGTGAAATTATGGCGGATAATAACCGTACTGAAATTAAATTGATCGCTCATTTATTTGAAAAGAAATTGCAATCAAGCGATATTCAAAATGTGATAATTTATGGTCACTCACTTTCTGATTTAGACGCAGTAGGAAGTGCTTACGCAATTTATAAAATTGCTAAAAATTATGGTAAAAGAGCAAATATTTGTAATTACACATTCGATTCGACTGCTGATAAGTTTTTACGTAGTCAAAACTTACTCAAGAGTGATATTTTTATTAAGTCTCATCTAGCGAATAAAATTACAAACGAACACACCTTGGTAGTATTTGTGGACAATTCAAATCCAAATCGTACCGATAATAAGGATGCAATTTTAAATGCTAAGGCGGAAAATATTTTTATTTTCGATCACCACCGTGTTGGAGAAAGTGTTGATTTTTGTCCGCGTAGCAATCGTTATATTGATCCAAATGCTTCAAGTGCGTGTGAAATTGTGACTGAATTGATTACATTTATGAATACCAATAATAAGATTTCTGCTAATACAGCACAATTTTTATTAAACGGAATTTACTTAGATACAGCACAATTCACAAAATCAGTTACACCAAGAGCCTTTAGTGCTTCGTCATGATTGGAGTCTAAAGGTGCTCGTGGTTCATTAAGTAGTGAATTATTAAAAATTGATGAAAAAACAGCAAAAATAGTTCAAGATTTATTAAAGAATGTTCAAGAAATCAAAAAAGGATATTATTTAGCCTATAGCAATATTGAAGTGGAAAATGACATTATTAGTATTGCAGCTAATGAAATTTTAAAAATAAGCGGACGTCATGCGAGTTTTGTGGTGGCCAAGTTAAGCAGTACCAACAAATACAAATTAAGTGCTCGCGGAATGAATACAAACGTCCAAGTAATCTGTGAAGCAGTTGGAGGTGGTGGACACTTTAGTACAGCAGCTGCAGTAACCAACGAACCGTTAGATGTGTTCGTGGACAACATAAAACAAGCAATAGTAGGGAGTTTAAGAGATGAAAGTAATATTGATTAA